Proteins from a genomic interval of Quercus lobata isolate SW786 chromosome 11, ValleyOak3.0 Primary Assembly, whole genome shotgun sequence:
- the LOC115967670 gene encoding B3 domain-containing protein Os01g0234100-like encodes MAVADQKQSQCPTVSSPKKRGRPTKTMGRLLLKKVPGFNQMADKQAVNNKKLQGPKRLKRATVDSLYDTFEAQSCVLEQAKEIQANLEPEFPSLVKTMLPSNVTGGFWLGLPKHFCRAHLPMQDTTIVLEDESGEAFETKYLAEKVGLSAGWRGFSISHKLMEGDIVVFHLVKPSKFKVYIVRSNGSDEVDGALALLKLDAGMKLMKYDKDTRACEEPVNEALKTLSQENTQKNNIMVCVTDPGPIVDLSEDDSDIGSEILDGIRLSDSVVDFKQVRGIEDFAVLVNGLVINSELPKFLLTKYFELCCSQKSFLHEHLLEGLNCKLAAGMISETINVADAIRACKISTSQESLSTWDKTLKAFEVLGMNVGFLRARLEQLLNISLKLKRYKEATLVRAQAEEEVQTLEAKLLEVKEKIKSLDAEIENLDVAADKLELVFQEVANAPW; translated from the exons ATGGCTGTAGCTGATCAAAAGCAGAGCCAATGCCCAACTGTTTCTTCTCCCAAG AAGCGAGGGCGGCCAACAAAGACCATGGGAAGGCTGTTGCTGAAAAAAGTTCCGGGCTTTAACCAAATGGCCGATAAGCAA GCAGTCAATAATAAGAAGTTACAAGG TCCTAAGCGGTTGAAGAGAGCAACAGTAGACAGCTTATATGATACATTTGAAGCTCAGTCTTGTGTATTAGAACAAGCAAAAGAGATTCAAGCAAATCTAGAGCCTGAGTTCCCTAGCCTTGTCAAGACTATGCTCCCATCAAATGTTACTGGTGGATTTTGGCTG GGTCTCCCAAAGCACTTTTGTCGTGCACATTTGCCTATGCAAGATACAACAATTGTTCTGGAAGATGAAAGTGGGGAAGCATTTGAAACAAAATATCTTGCGGAAAAGGTGGGACTAAGTGCTGGATGGAGAGGGTTTTCCATTTCTCACAAATTAATGGAGGGAGATATTGTCGTTTTCCATTTAGTCAAGCCTTCCAAATTTAAG GTCTACATTGTCAGATCAAATGGTTCGGATGAAGTGGATGGTGCTCTTGCCCTCTTGAAATTGGATGCTGGCATGAAACTTATGAAGTACG ATAAGGATACTAGGGCTTGTGAAGAGCCAGTAAATGAGGCTTTGAAGACTCTTTCTCAAGAAAATACTCAAAAGAATAATATTATGGTCTGTGTTACTGATCCTGGGCCTATAGTGGATCTTTCAGAAGATGACAGTGATATTGGCTCAGAAATTTTGGATGGAATCAGACTATCAGATTCCGTGGTTGATTTTAAACAAGTTAGAGGCATTGAAGATTTTGCTGTTCTTGTTAATGGTCTGGTTATAAACTCTGAGCTCCCCAAATTCCTTCTGACCAAGTACTTTGAGCTCTGTTGCAGTCAGAAATCATTTCTTCATGAACATCTACTTGAGGGTCTTAACTGTAAATTGGCGGCTGGAATGATTTCCGAGACTATTAATGTTGCTGATGCCATTAGAGCCTGCAAGATTTCCACTTCACAAGAAAGTTTGTCCACTTGGGACAAGACTTTGAAAGCCTTTGAGGTGTTAGGCATGAATGTGGGCTTCCTGCGTGCTCGGCTAGAGCAGCTTTTGAATATTTCACTGAAATTAAAGAGGTATAAAGAAGCTACACTTGTAAGAGCTCAAGCAGAAGAGGAGGTGCAAACTTTGGAGGCAAAGCTTTTGGAAGTaaaggagaaaataaaaagcctTGATGCTGAGATTGAGAATCTAGATGTTGCTGCTGACAAGCTTGAGCTTGTGTTCCAAGAAGTGGCTAATGCCCCTTGGTAA
- the LOC115969618 gene encoding B3 domain-containing protein At3g19184-like isoform X2, translating to MVESKRSYEECRKQRLEENKKRMEELNIGKLALALKASSTTPKSSPAKQVKRPRVSLDVSSVPVRRSSRTANKPPPNYKEVPIEPLGSLRRSYRRGSLLSRFYASDGARQDAIERAEQLESDLGSDFPTFLKPMLQSHVSGGFWLGLPVYFCKEHLPNEDEMITLVDEDEDEFPTKYLAEKNGLSGGWRGFAIDHELVDGDALVFQLINPTTFKVYIIRASELPYDEDKDKDSDASKLDNKDKGKDSDTSKLDNEDKDKDSDASQLDRIAKRTRASRKRSL from the exons ATGGTGGAATCGAAGCGAAGCTACGAGGAATGCCGGAAACAGAGGCTGGAAGAGAACAAGAAGAGAATGGAGGAGCTCAATATTGGCAAGCTAGCTCTCGCTCTCAAGGCCTCCTCCACTACTCCTAAGTCCTCTCCG GCAAAGCAGGTGAAGAGGCCAAGAGTATCACTTGATGTCTCTTCTGTCCCGGTCCGAAGATCGAGTCGAACTGCCAACAAGCCCCCTCCCAATTACAAGGAA GTACCAATTGAACCCTTGGGAAGTCTCAGAAG GAGCTATCGGCGGGGATCTTTGTTGAGCCGATTTTATGCTTCAGATGGTGCAAGACAGGACGCCATTGAGAGAGCAGAACAGCTTGAATCGGATTTGGGATCTGATTTCCCAACATTTTTAAAGCCCATGCTCCAGTCACATGTCAGTGGAGGATTTTGGCTG GGTCTGCCAGTCTACTTTTGCAAGGAACACCTTCCCAACGAGGATGAGATGATAACTTTGGTAGATGAGGATGAAGATGAGTTCCCAACAAAATACCTTGCTGAAAAAAATGGTCTTAGTGGTGGTTGGAGAGGGTTTGCTATTGATCATGAACTAGTTGATGGGGATGCATTAGTGTTCCAGTTAATTAACCCTACTACTTTTAAG GTGTACATCATTAGGGCATCTGAATTACCGTACGATGAAGACAAGGACAAGGATTCAGACGCCTCAAAGTTGGACAACAAAGACAAGGGCAAGGATTCAGATACCTCAAAGTTGGACAATGAAGACAAGGACAAGGATTCAGATGCCTCACAGTTAGACAGGATTGCCAAAAGAACCAGAGCAA
- the LOC115969618 gene encoding B3 domain-containing protein At3g19184-like isoform X1 codes for MVESKQSYEECRRKRIEENKKRMEELNIGKLALAFKASTTPKSSPVKRSRVTPDISSLPVRRSSRIASKTRVRTAKNLSHNKPPSKPPVIRFESADPYPTAFVKADLSSFKQVVQMLTGSSNHAKTVPDPPSETKTKMVESKRSYEECRKQRLEENKKRMEELNIGKLALALKASSTTPKSSPAKQVKRPRVSLDVSSVPVRRSSRTANKPPPNYKEVPIEPLGSLRRSYRRGSLLSRFYASDGARQDAIERAEQLESDLGSDFPTFLKPMLQSHVSGGFWLGLPVYFCKEHLPNEDEMITLVDEDEDEFPTKYLAEKNGLSGGWRGFAIDHELVDGDALVFQLINPTTFKVYIIRASELPYDEDKDKDSDASKLDNKDKGKDSDTSKLDNEDKDKDSDASQLDRIAKRTRASRKRSL; via the exons atggtggAATCGAAGCAAAGCTACGAGGAATGCCGGAGAAAGAGAATAGAAGAGAACAAGAAGAGAATGGAAGAGCTCAATATAGGCAAACTCGCTCTCGCTTTCAAAGCCTCCACCACTCCTAAATCCTCTCCG GTGAAGCGATCAAGAGTAACTCCAGATATCTCTTCATTACCGGTCCGAAGATCGAGTCGGATCGCCAGCAAGACCCGAGTCCGAACCGCCAAAAATCTCTCACACAACAAACCTCCTTCAAAACCACCCGTCATCAGATTCGAGTCCGCCGACCCGTACCCGACAGCCTTCGTCAAAGCTGACCTTTCCTCATTCAAACAAGTGGTCCAAATGCTCACCGGGTCCTCCAATCATGCCAAGACGGTACCCGACCCGCCATCCGAAACCAA AACAAAAATGGTGGAATCGAAGCGAAGCTACGAGGAATGCCGGAAACAGAGGCTGGAAGAGAACAAGAAGAGAATGGAGGAGCTCAATATTGGCAAGCTAGCTCTCGCTCTCAAGGCCTCCTCCACTACTCCTAAGTCCTCTCCG GCAAAGCAGGTGAAGAGGCCAAGAGTATCACTTGATGTCTCTTCTGTCCCGGTCCGAAGATCGAGTCGAACTGCCAACAAGCCCCCTCCCAATTACAAGGAA GTACCAATTGAACCCTTGGGAAGTCTCAGAAG GAGCTATCGGCGGGGATCTTTGTTGAGCCGATTTTATGCTTCAGATGGTGCAAGACAGGACGCCATTGAGAGAGCAGAACAGCTTGAATCGGATTTGGGATCTGATTTCCCAACATTTTTAAAGCCCATGCTCCAGTCACATGTCAGTGGAGGATTTTGGCTG GGTCTGCCAGTCTACTTTTGCAAGGAACACCTTCCCAACGAGGATGAGATGATAACTTTGGTAGATGAGGATGAAGATGAGTTCCCAACAAAATACCTTGCTGAAAAAAATGGTCTTAGTGGTGGTTGGAGAGGGTTTGCTATTGATCATGAACTAGTTGATGGGGATGCATTAGTGTTCCAGTTAATTAACCCTACTACTTTTAAG GTGTACATCATTAGGGCATCTGAATTACCGTACGATGAAGACAAGGACAAGGATTCAGACGCCTCAAAGTTGGACAACAAAGACAAGGGCAAGGATTCAGATACCTCAAAGTTGGACAATGAAGACAAGGACAAGGATTCAGATGCCTCACAGTTAGACAGGATTGCCAAAAGAACCAGAGCAA